Genomic segment of Ammospiza nelsoni isolate bAmmNel1 chromosome 2, bAmmNel1.pri, whole genome shotgun sequence:
TTTAAtggtaaaagaagaaaatgcatacCACCCCAGGTAATAAAGAAATAtaccaatttttaaaaacacaaacccagaaTGATTTCaagcattaaagaaaaaaaaaaaaaagctcaaaaaaggaaaaagaaaatcagtaagCCCTGTATTCcaatgaaggaagaaaaggacagTTTTTGTCATTACTCTTAGAAAAGCCTGTCTGCTTTTCTCTCACAAAGCCtgtctgcttttctctctgcccagacTGAACAGTTTGGTGACAGACTACATCTAGGCCTGGCTTCTGGCTAACAGAACATTTCACTGAGTTCTCTAAGACATCAAGGAGAATTGCCTAggtcccctcctgctgcagttttTTGTGTCTGCCTTGAAGTCtcacagaacagcacagaagcACCCAATTCCCCACCAGGGTCCTTCCAGCACCAAGACAGTAACAAGCACCTCACTGCTCATCCTGGTTGCTGTGGTTGTGATTTACAGCACTGGCTGCCAGGGGTCTCATTAGGAAAACTTCCAATTGCCTCATCTGCAGAAAACAAGTGAATGAGCCCAGTTTTATCCTGGGCTTCAGGTGTATTTGGTTTGGCCCAGTCTCTCAGCTGTTATCCTGTAATCTGGTGACCTTCTCTGGAAATCTAGGTCACTCACTTCCCTTCCTTAGCTCCCAGTAGTGAGGAATCCTCATGGAGCTGGTTTTGCCACTCTCCTTGCCCAATTCAAGAAGAGAGCGGGATACAAGGAAAGCAGCAGTATTCATCTTTGTGAGAGAGACATGAAGAGTGTTCATGGAAGCTTGGGTGTAGGCGGGTTTAAGTGATGAGGTGCCAGAAGCACAGCAGGCCACTGAAGCAAGGACAGTgacagcagcccctgctttgCAACAGTGATGTGGTGGCACCCCTTGTAACAGGCATCCCCAGTGGCATGTGCCCATGCACCCCTGCAGGAACACcctcacctgctcggggcaGACCCGTCCCTTCCCGCGGCTGCGTCCCGCTGCTCCGTGTCCCAGGTGCACAGCAGGATGGCATagccacagcctggctgggacacCATCAGCTCTGGTGAGCCACCAGGGCCTGGGTTCACTGACAGGCTGTCCACctacagcagcagagggaaaacacGAATAGAGTCAAGAACTCCAAAAGGTTTACAGTGCTCCCTGCAACTAAATTGGAATATGGCAAATCTTCTGATAGAGCTGAGCGGCAGCTGAACAGATTCAGCTGGAAGCAAAACATCCAAGTTCAGTAAAAGGTTGGTTCCCTACCTAAAGCCACTTTAAAACAACACAAGTACTTCCCACTCCTGCTCTCCCATCAGGCAAAAGCAACTGCTTCTCAGACCAACTCCCAGCTGTACAAAAAAATCACTGGGCAAATCTCCTCTCAAGCCACTGACATGACAATTGTTTTGTTCATAGGACTGAGATTCTGTGCTTCTTCTCTTGAAAGTACCACCTCTTGAAGACTGTATGACAAGTACTGCTCTGAACATCCTTTTTCCTTACCTGACCTTCTAGAAGCCATTTCTTCAACAGGATCAGCTGCCCAGAGACATGGTCTGGGTTCTCTGACGAGTCCTCCCAGCGGAAGGCACGGACCACCCTGTCAGTGTAACCCACAACCAACTCACACTTCCCATCTCCatctgcagggaaaagcaaaagacAGGCTGGACTTTCTCAAGCCCTAAGAGCCCAAAAATGCAGAAACCACTCTGCTGGTTTCTATAGTTAGCATCTCTGAGGACCCCAACCATGTCATGAAAGCTTGCACCTCAGAAAAATTCTGAAGTTCTTGTTTCTCCCTTCCATGACTTGGCTGTGGTTTGTTGGAGTGTCAGTTTTCCTTCTGCAAGTCCCCTCCACCttctctccccactgcctcACACACAAACCCCTTCACCCTGCATTCCCACCCCAGCTCTGTGGCTCACCAATGTCGTTGATGAGCATGACCTTGGTGTTGGCAGGAATGTGCTGCTTGAACACTGGCTTCTGCTCTTCTGCCCCTGCCAGCTCATGGTGGCCTGAAGCATCTGGGTGTTTTGAATTCAGAGAAGTCAGATCAAAAAGATGAAACCAGCCTTCTGCACTCACTGCCACTACGAAATTCtgtgagggaaaagaaaaaccttttaattcttcctcttttagaagctgcagaagctgtcccacagcagggcaAAGGAAGACACAAGGATAGAGCGATCAAGATCAATGACTACTACAGAACAGGAGGTTTTTGGCCAGCACATGAACTTCTCTGCTACTGGCAGGGTCCAAACTTCCTGCTCATCTTTGTCAGACTACAGTATCAAGTGGATATGTGTGCAATCCTCAAACAATGTGTGGCTTTCTCAGTGCCcagatcagctctgctccccactAGAGGAAACACAGCTACAGTATTTCGAGTAGGGTGCCTGAACTGGGACCCTTGGACTCACTGGTCCTGGCTTAACCCCCAGAAACAGCAATCCAACAAAAGGAGTCATTATAGACCCAGTGGAATTTGCCTGGGAGTCCAGACTATTCCATGTCTCAGTCTTGTTTAGATGGCCTTAAATGCACACAGCCAAGTGGCAGAAGGACCACGGCCCACAGCAGACATCAGCCCAAGAAAGGCAAAAGCCACTGAGCAAAAGGAGCAACCCTCAAACCACCAAAGCCTTGTGGTGCTCTCACAAGGGCACACAGAAATCAAAAGTGCTCTCTGAGGATAGATTGGATGGATTTCCTTGCTCTCTAAAAGCCACACAAGGCTCACAGAAAAATACCAGTTACATATAAACAGAGGAACAGTTTAAAAACAGTGGTGCTAAAACTCTGTGAGCAAAGGCAGACCCTGGAGAGACAGCACCTGCAATCTGTCCCCCTCTGTCACACTCAGCACATGACATGACCCTAATCTCCTGAACACCTCCCACATGCCCTACAGACACAGCTGGCAAGAGTTTGGCTCCTCTCACCTTTCCTTTATTGCACACATCTCCCACACGGACACATGTGagctgcaaaagaaaacaaggccATCCATGAGAAAAGGCAACCCAACCCAGCACCCTGGGATACATCTCTGCCCTaccccctcctctcccagaaAGAATCTCCTGAACTCCGAACAGCCTTCTGAAGGACAAGGACAGCAGAGTCAAGGGACAGAAACACAACTGGCCAGAGCCTGGGGCAAACCCCacagtgcacagagcagggcaaagGTGGGACAGAAGCCCAGTTTGTATGTTTGTCCATTAATTTGCTCATCACTTCCAGCCCAAGGGGCTGTAGGCAAAAGTGGGGTCTTGAATAATTACATGGAAGACATCAGAATTAGTTCTGGCTACCATTCCTCTCCAGCCTACTTATTCCTAGGCAAAGGACAATTATAGTTGGCTGCACATACACCAAAAGGCCCAACCATTTAGAAAATTTGTCAAGAACTGACCATTCCTTGGCAAGACCgcacagcccagggcttgcTGTCGTCATTCTTGTAAACATAGAGCTTTCCATTGGTGTCTCCCACCACGAGTTCATTCAGCTGTACAGGAAAATTGGGTTAGTAGGGAGAAATCCACAATTACATTAACAGTAAAATTTTCAGAATTCATATCTAAAAATCATTCTGtaggaagaagcagcaaaactaAATGAGTTAAAGAGACAATCTTGAATCAAAATGGAAGGTCtgggaaaatataaaagcccTAATTTTATTCTTGCAGATAAAAGAGATGGAGAATGGCTCCTAAGAGCATCATCCTATTACCCACTGCTTCTCCACTCATTGTTTCACAGCTGTGTCACTGACTGTTTTAATATCATGCTTGGATGTTAAAACAACCATCATTACTCCATCTTCCATCCTTCAATTTAGATTGACTTGAATCACCTAAGGAAGATGATGGCAATGACAAAAACACAACCATCCAGGAAAAGAGTGCAAGAACACAACAGACCTACACAGGATGTTCAATCTCACTGCTGAAGGGGTAAAGGGATTTCAGAATGGTgattatttctttaaagaagATTTCTAAAATCACCAACCATCCATACTGATGAGCCTACTCCCATTATCCCATTTCCTGCATCATGCTTCTTTGTATTTAAATGGTGTGCATTTCATAATCCCCTGCACACCTACAGAACCCTACAGAACAACTTTTTATGGGGAAATCTCTTTAATCATCCACTGCATTGCTAACCATGACACTTTCCAGGATAAGGCTATAAAACACCTTGACTGTTGAGGAAAAACAGCAGACATGTAGCTGGCTTAGCTAACCTCTTCCTGGCTGCAGACAAATCAAAACCATTTCAGGGGCTGACAGCAACACTCCCAATGAACACGGGTGCACACCAAACACTCCCAATGCACGCTCTAAATGCACACCAATCATTTCAGGGACTGGCAACAACATTCCTAATCCATCACAAGGGTCAAGAGACACCGAGACTTGGCTCTGCCCTGTTTGTgacctgctgtgcccagcagagcaccaCCGCATCCCCACCGCCGTGACAGGGGAGTGTCTATGAAACAGAAGCGAAGCTCCCCTCAGGCTGTGCACCACCCAGGGCACGGGTAATGGCGAGGGAAGCCCTGACCCGCTGCAGCCCAGCAAATACTCCCTTTGCAGAGGCACTCCTGGGGGCTCTGACCGGGCACCCGCCAAGGCCCGTGTGTGTCCCCGGGGCTGGAAGCTCCTCCCGGCACCCGCCCCGGGGCCGCACAGGCCGCTCGGTgcttcccacagccctgggctgtccccaccACCGAGGCGGCCCCGCGGGCACCCCCAGCCGGCCCCACCCCGGTCTCCAGGCTCGGACCGTGTCGTTGTCGGCGTCCCCCAGGCAGATGGCGTGCGGGAAGAGGCTGCCGGCGAAGTCCAGCGCCACGCACTGCACGTAGCTGACGGAGCGCatggcggccgggccgggccgaggcTGCGCGGGCCCAGGCACGGCgggagcgcggggcggggcggccgtAAGGCCCGCCCGCCGCCCACAGCACCGCGCCCCGGAAAGGATTTACACACGCAGAGACACACGGGTGTGGGTTACAAAGTCAGGACTGTAACTGTTTATTTTAagcattgttttcttttttttttttcatctataaGGACATACAGAACGAAGTTTATAGTTGAAGTTTACATGCATGACCTCACTCACAAATACCAGTATTGCCACCTTCTGCCGGCAACCACACCCACTTTTAAAGACAGCACGGAACATCCGTTCATCTGCCTGAACAGGGCATGTTTAGTGTCCTTAACAGATTTACATTCTCAAACACTTCATAGTTTATGTAGTAACAACAAGGGCACAGTGGTACTTTCAAGACTGCTCACACTTAACAACAGATGCACCATTGACTAGATTTTTTTATAGATGTGCCACAGAAATCactttttgctttcagaaacatGTACAACTATCATGCCTGTAGATTTTTGAAAACTGCTGTTCAACAATTACAAAGTTCTCATTAGGACTTGGCTCTATGCTTTAGCAGCAAAGCCAGTTTAAGCCACAGAGGCTTGTATTTCCAGGAATAATTAGCAATAAATCAAGGTATTTATGTGATTAATAAGTACTCTGGCTTGGCATTCCTGTCCCCTTTAACTGTTTTTCTAGGTCTATAAATCCCTTCTTCTAACCCCAGCAGACATTCACAGTGTTGTTTCCCACAAGAGGGGGTAGTGCTTTGGTATAAATTTTTATACATACAAGAGGCTGTTACTACAGTCAGAGCTCATGAAAATCACCCCCATTACCTGGCAACCCCAAGGCTTTATCAGGCAAATGAAATCAGCATTTCCTTAAGTGAAGTGACCTCCCAAGCATCTCTCTTGCCTCTGTCCTCTCCCACCCACCCCATGAgacccagagcactgcagctcccagctctctAACCATGCTCCAacccagcagcaggtgctgaaTTTGGTGTCTGGGGCCGGGCAGCACTCCAAGCAGCCCTTGCTTGGCGACAGTTCCAGGGCCCAAGCTGGGCTCgcactgctgcaggacaggTAGTGGAACTCCCCCAGGCCCCCAGTTCAAGTGCTTACACAGTACTTCTCTTTCAGCAAAGGAGACCAGGAATTCACATTCTATTACATGTTAGAACAGGGATACTCTCTGCAATATACACACAAATTCCAGCCCATGGCATGGCATGCAAAGACATCTTTCTCACCATTAAAAAGTCGATTTATTTTAATCTGAGAGAAACAGATTTTCTACCTTTCTTCTGCAgagcaggcaaaaaaaaaatgccccTTCTGCCCCTGTCTCTAAACAGGACACTGGAGATGCTGAATTTAACACCACGTGATAGGATAAACAACAGCTGAGTTTGAGTACTATGTTCCATGCCTTCAGACAAAAAAAGCCCACCCCAACCAGAAGCCCCCACAAAATTCAAAAGCACACCCACCCCCAAACAAGACACACAAACTGCAGAAAGAAGCAGAATACTGAGTAATAGCTTTCTTGTGAGATATGGTAAGCAGACATTAGAATCACTCAGGAGTTTGTAGTTCATTAAAAGTATTTGTAATATGTAAGCCATTATCCCTTACTTTCACTTCAAAGCCAGTCACTTTTAGATgtattgttttttttcccctctggtcCAGTTTTACAATGTGGTGGGGTGAAGAGGAAGGTAGCAATATGAACATAGAACAATCTCTATGCACAGGTTACAGACTTGCTTTATGCAGAGTTTCCAGCAAcacaatttttcccttttgcaaaTATATGGGTAAATACTGTATCAAATATCATGGGACTATTTTATGGTAATGAAcaaacaacagagaaaaataatctggACACTGGCTATGCAGACAAGAAAACAGAACCAAAGAACAGTATATTCTCTCAATTCCGTGCAAATTCcaataaaaacccacaaaaagtTCTGTTTTCTTGAGTTTAATTGGAGCTTTATTACTTAAGCTGTGACTTCACAGTCTTCACCTTCAGCAATTTGCAAAGAGGAGGCATACAAGAAAGGCTACAAAACTTAATGGAAGGGACTCCCTACTGAACAAGGGGAAAGAGGGCAATCCCAAGGCAGAAGAATTGGGAGCGCCAATTTGTTCTTAAGTCTCGCATGAGGACTCCTGAAAAAAGCTGATTACTTGAAGCAAatcaaggaaataaatttagaaaGCAGAACCTGGGATTAAAGTAAGCTGGAACTAGAAAGAAAAACACCGATGACAAATCAGGGACTACCGACCTGTcagcctcagctctgtgcctccTGGATGCTATGCTAAGGCACATGGAGGACAGGGAGGTGaccagggacagccagcacagcttcaccaaGGGCAAGGACCATCTGAGCAGCCTAGTGGCCTTCAATGATGTAGTGACTCCATGAGTGAGCAAGGGAAGGGCTACAGGTGTCATTTACcttaatttctgtaattttcctTCTCTAAATTGGACAGAGGTCGATGCAGTGAGGGGACTGTTTGATGGGTAAGAAACTGCTTGCACGGTCACATCTACAGGCTAGTGGTCCAGGGCTCAGCATCCCAATGGACACCAgtgacaagtggtgtccctcaggagCCCATACTGGGACCAGTGTTACTATTACCTTCGCTAATGACATGGATGAAGGAGtagagtgcaccctcagcaaatGTGCAGGTGACACCCAGCTGAGCAGTCCCCTTGACGCACCTGGAGGACAGGATGCCACCCAGAGTGACCTGGACAAGCCTGAGAAGTGGGGCCATGTGATACTCATGAGGCTTCAAGAAGGCCAAGTGtaaggtgctgcacctgggctggggtAACCCCTGGTATCAATAATGGCTGGGGGACGAACAgatccagagcagctctgccaaggaAGATCTGGGGGTGCTGttggatgagaggctggacatgagctggcaatgtgcactcacagcccagaagcCAATTGTAACCTGGGCTGCAACcaaagcagcgtgggcagcaggggagggaggggattttCACCCTGTACTCTGTTGAGACCCCAGCTGGAAcactgcatccagccctggggtccccagcacaggaaggacatggaccttttggagcaagtccagaggaggcccaccaagatgatcagagggatgaaGCACCTCTCCTTAAGAGAACTGgaattgttcagcctggaaaaaagaagGGCTTTGGGGTGACCAAACTGTGGCGTTCCAGTACCTtaaagggagcctacaagaaacatgGAGAGAGACTATTTACAAGGGCAAGTAGTGACAGCACAAAGggcaatggcttcaaactgaaagagggcatGTTAAGATTAGGTATTAGGATgaaattctttactctgagggtggtgaggcactggaacaggctgcccagagaagctgtaggtgctccatccctggaagtgtctaagaccaggctggatggagctctgaacaacctggtctagtgaagggtgtccctgtccatggcagggggagtTAGAACTagatctttgaggtcccttccaactcaagccattctatgattctatgaaaatgcaaataaaccAAGCAGAGTAAATCCAGACAGAACCCAAACAGTAACAGAGGctgaatgaataaataaagtCACTAGGATTAAGCCAGATTTATGCTGCCACTCAGCTTCTTGAACAGCCACATAAAGCTGTAACTGACTGTGGCATGGTGGCTTCAGCCTCTGCTCCCTTGAAGCCACTATCCAACCAGGTAGAAAAATAAAGGTCTAATTCACTGGAAATTCTTTCATTTACAAAACTAATGGAATAGGGGTATTCTTATGCTTCTGCTTCAACTTCTGATTTATCTTCAACTCCATTCTGCGCATCTTTCATTTCTGCATCTTCAGTGTGGCTTGTCTGAAGAGTAGCAGATGACTAAATAGAGAGACAAAGAAATATATTAATACATTATAcaaaatttacaaaaattattattacacAAAAATATGTAGCAAAACATTGTTTTATTCTTATTCCTTGGAAAGCTCATCTACCCTGCCAGACTGAATTAAGATATTATCTTCAgccaaaagaaaccaaaaatgTTCAGGTGTTCTGGTGTTAGGTGGTTATGATTCTTAATGTAGCCTGCACCCACTTGCCACACAACACTTTCTTAGAAGTCCTTTAAATGAAATTCACTTATGAAGCTTCTGCAGGAACTGCTTTTGCCCTGCTTCAATACTAACGTCATTAATTTTCAGCCATTGCCATGGCCTACCCTGACCCAACTTGTATGAGGCACACTAGCACTCAGCATAAGAATCATCTTTGTTGGACAACTAGGTTTTGTGAAGAGACACTTCAAAATCAACAACAGTGATTTGGATGTCCTGTGCAACAGCTAAACTGGAAGAAGATATGATCTGACAGTGTGGCTGCTCTAAAGCCCTCTCCTTGTGCATCTTCCTCATAAACGGTGTGGAAGGCAGAGCCATGAGGTCAGAGCTCCAAGGCCAGCTTTTACAATAGGACATAACCAGCACATCCTGACCTTACAATAATTTTCAAGCACAGTAAGGGGAGGTAAAAATGTCTTGGCTAGCTTATCTCAAAATCTAGTGCAATGGAATTGCTATTCCACCTGTCAGCCCAGCATCTTGAGCCATCTGTTTTATGATAATCTTAGATgagaaccaaacaaaaacaagcaaaatctTAAGCATACAATGCTGGGAGAGCAGaatggggaaaaggggaaatgggCAGAATTCTTAAAATTTTACATCAATTTGGCTACAACACAAAACCACATTTAAAAGAACATTCATGCGTCAAAGATCAGTTTTTCATTCTTAGAAGCATTCCACAAAGCACACAAGAGTTAAGTCTTCTCTCCACAGAAAATCTGTTAGCTACCAATCCTAGGCTTAAGATAAGGTGATAAACACCCTGACCTTCAAAAATTCACACTTTACATATGTGAACTTTTCAAATTAATGAAAGGAACTACTGATGCAAGAGTGGCTGTTGAATTTAACAGACTGTGTCAGGAGCATCAGAACTGTAGTCCAAGCTATCTTCTTACCAATCAGAAGACATTCAGTAAACAAACTCTCTTCTCCAGAACTTTGAACTTCTACTACACCACCACTAAACTGACACTGTTGGAGCTGGAGTAAAGCAACACTATAAATGCAGTAACAGGAAAACAAGCTTTTCTTGCAAGGAAACCACCTCAAGACTGGCCCAGGGAGTAAGCATCCTTTACAGTTTATAGTTCCATCACTCCCATTTTACATAAAACCATATCCATTTAAAGCAAGCCAGATggctcagaggaaaaaaaccccaaaaccagcacattgCACATTCCCAAGATCATCTAACTGGTTGGGAAGAATTCACCAGGCCAGTGGCATCCAGGCCTGTATCAGCAATACTGTGTCCAGCAGGATCAGGACAGGGATTGTCCTCCTGTACTTGGCaatggtgaggccacacctcaaatcctgtgtccagtGTTAGATGCCAAACAATAATGTTCCATTTACATTTGGTTGGAGTCCAACCTAAAGCATTCTACAACTTCAAACTGATGCTATCCAAAGCAGATAGGGAAATTGGAACTAAGTGCAATGTTTTTCCAATATCCCAAACAGTCTATAGTGCAAAGATTATAAGTCTGCCTTTTGCCAAGAATGTTACTCTATTACTCCAACTATTTGTCTTAAGAGTTGAAGAAAGCTTAAGGCTTTTGAAGTTTTAGTGGGTATAGCTTGTTTCAGCAATCCACTCTTCCTATTTCAACAGATCCTGCTGTATCCCACACCTAGTGGAGGAAGCTAaattcccagcagctgtgctaaCCTAAAGGATCCTTCACCACAGAACCTGGCAGCTGGCAATTAAATCCTGCAATTTCAGAAATGAAGATGTCCAACAGTGAAATAATTCtactttttagaaaaatatttctgagatttttttattaaaaattaagataCTGTGTGACTTTATATCACTGTCTAGAAGGACAAACAGAATACCTTCTTTTATGCTTCAATACACAAAGACTGCTGACATCAGGCTGCTTTAGccaaaaagagaagaaagtgaAGCGTTTCATGTAGGAAATTGTCAGCTGAAACGGCTGAACTGTCAGGATACACTCATCTGAGGATATCATGCCTCTGGAAAGACTCAATGACACAGTTAACCAAAGGAAATTAATGTACCAGTATCAGGCACTTTTGTATGTTCTCCATGCATATTCTGGAAAGGTGAAAATAACCTCATAAAATACAAACTTCTCTACTCCCCACTGTCACTGACATAATTTGAGTCTGACGAAATTTGAGTCTGACATAAACCCCAGATTTGTCAGAGAAGTTACAGGTTCATCTTGTCCTTCTAGATCATCagatttaagtaaaaaaaaccagaagGTTCTCTTAGGATATGTGATTCTCACCAGTAACCTGAAATGTTTCTTGGTACCTAATACAATCTTGTTAGAACCTGTACTCACATCCTGCCATTATTAACTGAACTAGCATTTACTAAAATTCTAGTGAAAGCTTATGAAGAAAACCATCCATACAGCAGAATAATCAATCTTCTGACAATCCACAATCTGTGACATTTGTAATGGAGACCATCAACCACATCCTAATGTGTCCGTGAGAAGCAAGATGGTGTTCAGCACCCTCTGTAGGACAGACACAAGCTCTCACTAGATGGGCACCCCAGGCACCAGAAAAGCCCATTCTTTGCAACAGATTCTAGAGGAACAGGTGCTTTTTCCACTTCTAGAACATTGTCTTGTTTGCACCTCATCAGTTTAACTGCCTTCTGATTAACACTGGTCTGTGGCAAATCCAGTTGAAATAGATAAGAGCTTTCTGTGCAATGGTTGGTATTCCTGGTTTTCCTGTTCAAACAAGATGGCCTAATAATTTTGACTGTTGGCACTCTGAgttccatccctgctccccaaagCAGTCCTCTACTTGAGTGTTCTCCTGCTATAATTATCTGTAATAAGAAGCAAGGTGAGTACCTAAACCACTGTTCCTTGTCTAACACATGACACCACCTCCTGTCATGTTCAGAGTAGTGTTACTTACCTTGATGTCTTTGTCTGCGAGCCTTTGGAACATGTTGGCGTAcatcttcttctccttctcatGCTGCTCCCGGATTTTCTGCTGACAAGTCACCAGCTGCACTTTGGCAGCTTTGTTACTTGGATAAAGTTGTATCACCTTCTGGAAATCTGCTCGGGCCAACTCAAAGTCATTGACAGCCAAGTGAGCTTCTCCCCGCCGGAAAAGGCCTTTTTCATTGTTGCTATCCAGTTCTAGTGCCTGCATTCACAAAAACCAAAGTCATGTTCAgcaaatttttattcttttataaaaattatatgcAGTCAGAACATCAGTGACTGCTAGGAACTGTACCTTCTGATGTAGGCTTATGAGTCTTGTCAGGGCTTACTAATAAAGTCAGTGGAGTACAGTAGAAATACAAAAAGGAATTAATATAGTAGGCTATTTGACAAGAGAACCAGCAAGTCTAAGATTTAGTCAGGGAGTAATCCTGCTCTTTGAAAGACCTCTGCCAACACGACTACCTTCACCACATTTCAAGTGTTCCTTATTCCTAAATACTTGAATATTCTCAATGTAGCAGCAAGTTAGTAAAAGATGTTGAAAGGGCACTAATTATGAAAATAATCAGTTGGATATTTTGAGCGCACTAAAAATTCTGTACTACCCAAATGACAGCTGGTAAGAAAGACGAAACACCACATTGGCCTGTTGTCCCTAAAATGTTTAAAGCAAGACAAACTGTCAGACTGCTTGTGCAGTTTAAGAATAAATCAACTCCTATTACCTTGTTGCAGTTCTCCAAAGCCT
This window contains:
- the ITFG2 gene encoding KICSTOR complex protein ITFG2, which translates into the protein MRSVSYVQCVALDFAGSLFPHAICLGDADNDTLNELVVGDTNGKLYVYKNDDSKPWAVRSCQGMLTCVRVGDVCNKGKNFVVAVSAEGWFHLFDLTSLNSKHPDASGHHELAGAEEQKPVFKQHIPANTKVMLINDIDGDGKCELVVGYTDRVVRAFRWEDSSENPDHVSGQLILLKKWLLEGQVDSLSVNPGPGGSPELMVSQPGCGYAILLCTWDTEQRDAAAGRDGSAPSSEAPVRDVILHQTSGRIHNKNVSTHLIGSIARGSSENSGSGLFALCTLDGTLKLMEGADKLLWSVQVDHQLFALEKLDVTGNGHEEVVACAWDGQTYIIDHNRTVARFQADENVSAFCAGLYACKEGSNSPCLVYVSFSQKIYIYWDVQLERMESTNLLKILDGDPEFESLLQQLDVDKNDVDAVRNLIHKTLYFPEKYHLSSPSQDPAGTDSSAHCSGIQDPL